In Chryseobacterium gotjawalense, the following are encoded in one genomic region:
- a CDS encoding T9SS type A sorting domain-containing protein, with protein MRKIYSLILLLGLQILYGQSFNWDIALSQIYTPVSGTSPKKVLLDKAPIFADLYNFNYPEYNTSNSDHFQQALTELNMASNNIFTNQNSFPDFIQICNTANEIPIGILSVKSSYLNYDEEDNSNGNLQLINNVFHPINSSVPNFIEKDLLVISPLFPAFSSLSNSYNFKIDASQFYQYINNVKKLDADFGDGVWRNLITDYLIQPSVSVNIPTSGVQKQKISFRTTLENGSQITTYSEILLSKKTDSVLLSKKTESCSISSLLKHRSTIADAVGVKGEIEYKIWYGNQNSTCNIRKPIIIVDGFDPGDKRRIDYNDCYEDDRCKYEGMKIETYGSLSKLMEYSEGSLIDKLNEKNFDVILVNLPYYNKIQNNPNSEVICAGADDIVRNAYTVASFIQKINSDLQTVSSSEKLVVVGPSMGGLITRYALAYLEKQGINHNTKVWVSMDSPHQGANIPLAIQEDIWFFAKMLKQNSADEQFTKTLHSPAAEQMLIDIVKNDGFPYKNQNNTTFLAYVKNNGVAGSDGFPVSYGIKNIAITNGSLSGVKNVNPKENFLHIKASAKIRLLGIRVGRKRIFRVNNYYMSNQGESLLLVQNQGRNPDKNVSNIDYTTTIISAWDSNGSMDAVPGGNTNSANDLKEQVNASLEGTNAFSFPISFGNWFILPALTTDKNLIIDRVIPSTKEAIIIPQTFIPMHSALDTSGFSDWYQPITKNISCSGQTRFDSFYGENFNMEHVSFTPNMVNWLLKSITEGIQDPYFPIESTQFNGSNIICENSTSTYSFPDPCKLPSTPTWSLSNTNAQIISSTASSVTLQGISNGLVILTATFQNGQTFTKKIWIGKPFFDVTQIDDPTYYNESHFYLDGGVNHPIESQGITNIKWTKVSANPSHVRLFAMQNNPEAWAMGDNNSWTMDIKVEATNACGTTEFFTTIMPPPALPCEIYNLVKDGETSNSYSVLRVIEPPCLSNKTVTSRQGDQYQITVANSLGIIVILKTGDTFDLSSFPTGMYVVNIQKDNQVIINQTLIKH; from the coding sequence ATGAGAAAAATATATTCGCTAATTCTCTTGTTAGGTCTTCAAATCCTTTATGGTCAAAGTTTTAATTGGGACATTGCTTTATCACAAATATACACTCCTGTAAGCGGAACATCTCCGAAAAAAGTGCTTTTAGACAAAGCACCGATATTTGCAGATCTCTACAATTTTAATTATCCAGAATACAACACAAGTAATTCGGATCATTTTCAGCAAGCTCTTACTGAGCTAAACATGGCTTCGAACAATATTTTTACCAATCAGAATTCATTTCCTGACTTCATCCAAATTTGCAACACCGCAAATGAAATACCTATTGGTATTTTAAGTGTAAAATCTTCTTATCTTAATTATGATGAAGAAGATAATAGCAATGGTAATCTCCAACTTATTAATAATGTATTTCATCCTATTAATAGTTCCGTCCCAAACTTTATAGAGAAAGATTTACTTGTAATATCTCCCTTATTTCCTGCATTCAGCAGTTTAAGTAACTCCTATAATTTTAAAATTGATGCTTCACAATTTTATCAGTATATAAATAATGTTAAAAAATTAGATGCTGATTTTGGGGATGGGGTATGGCGAAACCTAATAACTGATTATTTAATCCAACCCTCCGTTTCTGTCAACATTCCTACCTCTGGAGTACAAAAACAAAAAATTAGCTTTAGAACAACATTAGAAAATGGCAGTCAAATTACAACTTATTCAGAAATATTGCTAAGCAAGAAAACAGATAGTGTACTATTATCAAAAAAAACTGAATCTTGCAGTATTTCATCCCTTTTGAAACATCGTTCTACAATTGCAGATGCAGTGGGAGTAAAAGGCGAAATTGAATATAAAATTTGGTATGGAAATCAAAACAGCACTTGTAACATCAGAAAGCCAATTATCATCGTAGATGGTTTTGATCCGGGTGATAAAAGGCGAATTGATTATAATGATTGTTACGAGGATGATAGATGCAAATATGAAGGTATGAAAATTGAAACTTACGGGTCTTTATCAAAATTAATGGAATATAGTGAAGGCTCGCTAATCGACAAACTAAATGAAAAAAACTTTGATGTTATATTGGTTAATCTCCCCTATTATAACAAAATACAAAACAATCCCAACTCCGAAGTAATCTGCGCTGGAGCAGATGATATTGTAAGAAACGCATATACTGTTGCGTCTTTTATTCAGAAAATTAATTCAGATTTACAAACGGTTAGTAGTTCAGAAAAATTAGTAGTGGTGGGTCCGAGTATGGGTGGTCTTATTACAAGATATGCATTGGCATATTTGGAAAAACAAGGCATTAATCACAATACAAAAGTATGGGTTTCTATGGACAGTCCTCATCAAGGAGCAAATATTCCACTGGCAATACAAGAAGATATTTGGTTTTTTGCAAAAATGTTAAAACAAAATAGCGCTGACGAACAATTTACAAAAACACTTCATTCACCTGCAGCAGAACAGATGCTCATAGACATTGTGAAAAATGATGGCTTCCCTTACAAGAATCAAAACAATACCACTTTCTTAGCTTATGTTAAAAATAACGGAGTGGCTGGTTCGGATGGCTTTCCGGTTTCGTATGGTATTAAGAACATTGCAATTACAAACGGCTCTTTAAGTGGAGTTAAAAATGTAAATCCAAAAGAAAATTTTTTACATATAAAAGCAAGTGCCAAAATCAGATTATTAGGAATTAGAGTAGGTAGAAAAAGAATTTTCAGGGTCAATAATTATTATATGTCCAACCAAGGCGAAAGTTTACTATTAGTTCAGAACCAAGGGAGAAATCCTGATAAAAATGTTAGCAACATAGACTATACCACTACAATAATTTCTGCTTGGGACAGTAATGGTAGTATGGATGCTGTTCCAGGAGGGAATACAAATTCCGCAAATGATTTAAAGGAGCAAGTTAATGCCAGTTTGGAAGGGACTAATGCTTTTTCTTTTCCCATTTCCTTTGGTAATTGGTTTATTCTTCCCGCTTTAACCACAGATAAAAACTTAATTATTGATAGAGTAATTCCGTCTACCAAAGAAGCCATAATTATACCTCAAACTTTCATTCCGATGCATTCTGCGTTAGACACCAGCGGTTTCTCGGATTGGTATCAACCTATCACAAAAAATATATCATGTAGTGGTCAAACAAGGTTCGATAGCTTTTATGGTGAAAACTTTAATATGGAACATGTTTCTTTTACTCCAAACATGGTTAATTGGCTACTTAAATCAATAACAGAGGGCATACAGGATCCTTACTTTCCTATAGAATCAACCCAATTCAATGGCTCGAATATAATTTGTGAAAATTCTACAAGCACTTATAGTTTTCCAGATCCTTGCAAACTTCCAAGCACCCCCACTTGGTCTTTAAGCAACACAAACGCCCAAATAATTTCTTCCACAGCAAGTTCAGTTACCCTACAAGGAATTTCAAATGGGCTTGTGATACTCACCGCAACATTTCAAAACGGGCAAACGTTCACTAAAAAGATCTGGATAGGAAAACCTTTCTTTGATGTCACCCAAATAGATGACCCAACTTATTATAACGAATCCCATTTCTATTTAGATGGTGGAGTAAATCATCCAATAGAATCACAAGGCATCACCAATATTAAATGGACGAAAGTTTCCGCAAACCCTTCACATGTCAGATTATTTGCCATGCAAAACAATCCGGAAGCATGGGCAATGGGCGATAATAACTCGTGGACGATGGATATAAAAGTAGAAGCAACCAACGCCTGCGGAACAACTGAATTCTTTACAACAATAATGCCTCCTCCTGCACTGCCTTGCGAAATATACAATCTTGTTAAAGATGGCGAAACCTCCAATAGCTATTCCGTCTTAAG